One part of the candidate division KSB1 bacterium genome encodes these proteins:
- a CDS encoding UDP-2,3-diacylglucosamine diphosphatase — protein sequence MTTAAHALFIADAHLRGTAEAAEQEKVRRLHSFLTQAAPYVAVLCICGDLFDFWFEYRHAVVNRYFRTLRLLADLVDNGTEVHYVAGNHDFWMRDFLAQEVGLVVHRHTFQGHVAGQRVFVRHGDGIDVGDRGYRLLKRVLQHPVGVAMYRLVHPDLGVPVAEFFSTLSRNHGAQREFRGRQHYRAYAEHTIARGHDVVVLAHTHEPTCEPIANGVYLNPGDWITHFTFGLVDQNGVWLKEWMGDQGAREIAHLPLPSTQR from the coding sequence ATGACGACAGCGGCACACGCGCTATTCATCGCCGATGCGCACTTGCGCGGCACCGCAGAGGCGGCCGAGCAGGAAAAAGTGCGCCGCTTACATAGCTTCCTAACTCAGGCCGCCCCCTACGTGGCCGTACTTTGCATCTGCGGCGACCTGTTCGACTTTTGGTTTGAATATCGCCACGCAGTGGTCAATCGCTATTTCCGCACCCTCCGTCTGCTTGCTGACCTGGTGGACAACGGCACGGAGGTCCATTACGTTGCGGGCAATCACGATTTCTGGATGCGCGATTTTCTGGCCCAAGAAGTGGGCCTTGTGGTCCATCGGCATACCTTCCAGGGCCACGTGGCAGGACAGCGCGTCTTTGTGCGCCATGGGGACGGCATCGATGTCGGGGACCGGGGCTACCGCTTGTTAAAGCGCGTGTTGCAGCACCCTGTGGGCGTGGCAATGTATCGCCTGGTCCATCCGGACCTGGGCGTGCCAGTGGCAGAGTTCTTCTCCACACTGAGCAGGAACCATGGAGCGCAGCGCGAGTTTCGCGGACGCCAGCACTACCGTGCGTATGCCGAGCACACCATTGCACGTGGCCACGATGTGGTGGTACTGGCCCACACGCACGAGCCAACGTGTGAGCCAATCGCGAACGGAGTGTACCTCAACCCGGGCGATTGGATCACCCACTTCACCTTTGGGCTTGTCGACCAAAACGGGGTGTGGCTTAAGGAGTGGATGGGTGACCAAGGTGCCAGGGAGATAGCACACCTGCCACTGCCCAGCACACAGAGGTGA